The following coding sequences are from one Nicotiana tabacum cultivar K326 chromosome 1, ASM71507v2, whole genome shotgun sequence window:
- the LOC107810210 gene encoding uncharacterized protein LOC107810210, which produces MGVDYYNVLNVGKTATDDDLKKAYRKLAMKWHPDKNPNNKKEAEAQFKQISEAYEILSDPQKRQVYDQYGEEGLKDMPSPGSSGNPRNAEDIFAEFFGSSPFGFGSAGVKSTRFSSEGSSLFGGFGGGENIFRTASDGTGATMPKKPPPVESKLPCSLEELYSGSTRKMKISRTVVDANGLLVTETEILTIDVKPGWKKGTKITFPDKGNEQLNQLPADLVFVIDEKPHDVYKRDGNDLIRNYTVTLAEALGGTTVNLTTLDGRELTIPVNEIVKPGYELVVEKEGMPITKEPGNRGDLKIKFEVKFPTRLTTEQRAALKRALGG; this is translated from the exons ATGGGGGTGGATTATTACAACGTTTTGAACGTGGGGAAGACAGCGACAGATGATGATCTGAAGAAGGCTTACAGGAAATTGGCAATGAAATGGCATCCTGATAAGAACCCCAACAACAAGAAGGAAGCTGAGGCTCAGTTCAAGCAAATATCTGAGGCCTATGAA ATTTTAAGTGATCCTCAAAAAAGACAAGTCTATGATCAGTATGGTGAGGAAGGTCTTAAAGACATGCCGTCACCTGGATCTAGCGGTAATCCTCGAAACGCTGAAGATATTTTTGCAGAATTCTTTGGGAGCAGCCCATTTGGATTTGGGTCAGCTGGAGTAAAGTCGACGAGATTCTCATCAGAAGGAAGCAGTTTGTTTGGGGGATTTGGTGGGGGTGAGAATATTTTTAGAACAGCGAGTGATGGAACGGGTGCTACTATGCCCAAAAAACCACCACCAGTGGAGAGTAAATTGCCTTGCAGCCTTGAGGAGCTTTACTCTGGATCTACAAGGAAAATGAAGATCTCTAGAACTGTGGTTGATGCGAACGG GCTGTTAGTGACAGAAACGGAGATTTTAACGATTGATGTAAAACCTGGCTGGAAGAAAGGGACAAAGATAACATTCCCAGACAAAGGAAATGAGCAGTTGAACCAGCTTCCAGCAGACCTCGTGTTTGTAATCGACGAGAAGCCCCACGACGTTTACAAGAGAGACGGGAATGACCTTATTAGGAACTATACAGTAACATTAGCAGAGGCATTGGGAGGAACTACTGTCAACCTCACAACGTTAGATGGTCGCGAGTTGACAATTCCAGTGAATGAAATTGTGAAACCTGGTTATGAGCTTGTGGTTGAAAAAGAAGGCATGCCAATCACAAAGGAACCTGGCAACAGAGGTGATTTAAAGATCAAGTTTGAAGTTAAATTTCCTACAAGATTGACAACTGAACAACGAGCTGCCCTTAAGCGCGCTTTGGGAGGTTGA
- the LOC107810211 gene encoding uncharacterized protein LOC107810211, with amino-acid sequence MSSDLVSQQFSGPPDGQLVQMDHVSGNPDSTIAHMQTRIVGHMPNNSASHQFVWANEPMANRFDTSVSADQFGQMEPKMNPQQFMLSHQQMGADNIYVPNSPGAQKSSLLAKRKAGMEPSVHGSSPQTPSMPNKRTALGASLSTSPSFAQQSSAIKKPGQQQSKSTSGGAQSLPASSKKMTRNESISNKTASQRSQTPKGRTIQAEPNSKARSESSDAVRSKMRESLASALAMACQNPDAVVNAAKDPNEAVDSQPSQVNAAPTAASEGLPQTSVSHDHVHQNSGDVLPSAGAFPVDKTNDSQSSSHGLQDDVSMRNSIPGSDELELHVDDVPFSENFFVKDELLQGNGLTWAMDLDMQLREADFLQDAEKANLFDEGMVGDEGEHAKSSPQDIALKIEAELFKLFGGVNKKYKEKGRSLLFNLKDRSNPELRERVMSSEISPEKLCSMTAEELASKELSQWRVAKAEELAQMVVLPDSEVDMRRLVKKTHKGEYQVDFERDDNNIAAEISASSNVSQFIPKIERGKDSSPSGTAEIGSKENVTSQQNRPEKQDVSDSLVIPADGADLMQGMVVEEFKDAEFLPPIVSLDEFMESLNSEPPFENLPAENNNSTPPPDKESSGDPNKVVDSGLASKNPAVASADKGVKNHIEPKESLVSTGGSVVRKVTTTSNALVKSAERPIKMAGPRGNASIVSSIWEGTLQLTISSLVTVFGLFRSGDKTPTNEWPSSLEIKGRVRLDAFEKFLQELPMSRSRAVMVVQFVLRDNSSEIERANISEAVDSYVSDERPGFAEPAPGVEVYLCPPRLLDMISKHFTKDPRELYDSTENGLIGVVVWRKLHLSSTISPSSSSHHKHGLKKQQMFSRGQHEKDGNVNVNLMPKGPVSLKHNPTPDDDDDIPPGFGPKAVRDDDDLPEFNFSGNINASRPRHPSQNLSHGSRIARPVDQMRELVLKYGQTGTASSNDRVTNVGIGIEPWNDDDDDIPEWRPQAPLQQQQQQRPPYPLGHNFQRPLLAHHRPLATPMAMPLQSPINVPNRPQILSPRGQYQADWRRDARNRGF; translated from the exons ATGTCCAGTGATCTTGTTTCTCAACAGTTCTCAGGACCACCTGATGGGCAGCTGGTTCAGATGGACCATGTTTCTGGTAATCCTGACTCTACCATAGCACATATGCAAACGAGGATTGTCGGACACATGCCAAATAATTCTGCGTCACATCAGTTTGTTTGGGCAAATGAGCCTATGGCCAACAGATTTGATACATCGGTTTCTGCGGATCAGTTTGGACAGATGGAACCCAAAATGAATCCGCAGCAGTTCATGCTGTCACATCAGCAGATGGGAGCAGATAATATATACGTGCCAAATAGTCCAGGTGCACAGAAATCTTCGTTACTCGCCAAACGGAAGGCTGGGATGGAACCATCAGTACATGGTTCTTCACCTCAGACGCCATCAATGCCAAATAAGCGCACTGCACTGGGAGCTTCTTTATCCACATCTCCTAGTTTTGCGCAGCAATCTTCTGCTATCAAGAAACCCGGACAGCAACAGTCAAAGTCAACTTCTGGAGGTGCACAAAGTCTTCCCGCGTCAAGCAAGAAAATGACACGAAATGAATCCATATCCAATAAAACTGCCTCCCAGCGGTCGCAGACTCCAAAAGGACGAACAATTCAAGCTGAGCCAAACTCCAAGGCTCGATCCGAGTCCTCTGATGCTGTGAGGTCCAAAATGAGAGAATCTCTTGCTTCAGCTCTGGCTATGGCATGTCAGAATCCAGATGCTGTTGTAAATGCTGCCAAGGATCCAAATGAAGCAGTTGATTCTCAGCCTTCGCAGGTGAATGCAGCTCCAACAGCTGCCAGTGAAGGTCTACCTCAAACGTCCGTCTCACATGATCATGTGCATCAAAACTCCGGTGATGTACTTCCTTCAGCTGGCGCTTTCCCTGTTGATAAAACCAATGACAGTCAGAGTTCATCTCATGGGCTTCAAGATGACGTGAGCATGAGAAACTCTATACCTGGCTCTGATGAACTTGAATTGCATGTGGATGATGTTCCGTTCAGCGAAAACTTTTTTGTCAAAGATGAACTTCTGCAAGGGAATGGTCTCACTTGGGCGATGGATCTAGATATGCAGTTAAGAGAAGCTGACTTCCTCCAGGATGCTGAAAAAGCCAATTTGTTTGATGAGGGTATGGTTGGAGATGAAGGTGAGCATGCAAAATCATCTCCACAGGACATAGCTTTAAAAATTGAGGCCGAACTTTTTAAATTATTTGGAGGCGtgaacaaaaaatataaagagaaGGGCAGGTCTCTTCTCTTCAACCTAAAAGATCGCAGTAATCCTGAATTACGAGAGAGAGTGATGTCCAGTGAGATATCCCCGGAGAAGTTATGTTCAATGACCGCTGAAGAGCTTGCTTCAAAGGAGTTATCTCAGTGGCGGGTGGcaaaagccgaggaacttgctcAAATGGTAGTTTTGCCTGATAGTGAAGTTGACATGAGACGCCTGGTTAAGAAAACTCACAAGGGTGAATATCAGGTGGATTTTGAACGGGACGATAATAACATTGCAGCTGAGATATCTGCAAGTTCAAATGTGTCGCAATTTATCCCGAAGATAGAGAGGGGAAAAGATTCTAGCCCTTCTGGTACAGCTGAGATTGGAAGTAAAGAAAACGTTACCAGCCAACAGAATAGGCCAGAAAAGCAAGATGTGTCTGATAGCTTGGTAATTCCAGCTGATGGGGCTGATTTGATGCAGGGAATGGTTGTAGAAGAATTCAAGGATGCAGAATTTCTTCCTCCTATTGTTTCCTTAGACGAATTCATGGAATCACTCAATTCTGAACCTCCTTTTGAGAACCTACCAGCCGAAAACAATAATTCCACTCCTCCTCCGGACAAAGAAAGCTCTGGCGACCCTAACAAAGTTGTGGATTCTGGTCTAGCCTCTAAAAATCCTGCTGTTGCTTCTGCAGATAAAGGGGTCAAGAATCACATCGAACCAAAGGAGTCCCTGGTATCTACAGGGGGCTCTGTTGTTAGAAAAGTAACTACTACTAGTAATGCGCTTGTAAAATCTGCTGAGAGACCTATCAAGATGGCAGGACCTCGTGGTAACGCTTCTATAGTTTCAAGTATCTGGGAGGGGACACTCCAGCTTACTATTTCATCCTTGGTGACAGTCTTTGGTTTGTTTAGAAG TGGTGACAAGACACCAACTAATGAGTGGCCAAGTTCTCTTGAGATCAAGGGTAGAGTTCGACTTGATGCATTCGAGAAATTTCTTCAAGAGCTTCCTATGTCACGAAGTCGTGCAGTCATG GTTGTTCAATTTGTTCTGAGGGACAACTCATCTGAGATTGAACGAGCAAACATTTCTGAG GCAGTGGATTCATACGTTTCGGATGAGAGGCCGGGGTTTGCGGAGCCAGCTCCTGGAGTGGAAGTATATTTGTGTCCACCGCGCTTACTTGATATGATAAGCAAACACTTTACCAAAGACCCTAGAGAGCTATATGATTCAACTGAAAATGGTCTAATTGGTGTAGTTGTATGGAGAAAACTTCATTTAAGTTCAACGATATCACCTAGCTCTTCTTCTCACCATAAACACGGCTTGAAAAAACAACAGATGTTTTCTAGAGGACAGCATGAAAAAGATGGAAACGTTAATGTAAATTTGATGCCTAAAGGACCTGTATCTTTGAAACACAATCCTACCCCGGACGATGATGATGATATCCCACCTGGGTTTGGTCCCAAAGCAGTTCGTGATGATGATGATTTGCCTGAGTTTAATTTTTCTGGTAATATAAATGCTTCTAGGCCTAGGCATCCGTCTCAAAACTTGTCTCATGGGTCAAGAATCGCTCGCCCTGTAGATCAGATGAGAGAACTTGTACTTAAGTATGGGCAAACTGGTACAGCTAGTAGTAATGATAGAGTTACAAATGTTGGTATTGGAATTGAACCGTGGAATGATGACGACGATGACATTCCGGAGTGGCGGCCACAAGCCCCACtccagcagcagcagcagcagcgtcCTCCTTACCCTTTAGGCCATAATTTTCAGCGGCCGCTCTTGGCTCATCATAGACCTTTGGCAACACCTATGGCTATGCCTTTACAATCACCAATAAACGTTCCAAACAGGCCACAAATATTGTCACCGAGGGGACAGTATCAAGCTGATTGGAGAAGGGATGCGAGGAATAGGGGATTCTga